The following coding sequences lie in one Equus przewalskii isolate Varuska chromosome 25, EquPr2, whole genome shotgun sequence genomic window:
- the LOC139079456 gene encoding tigger transposable element-derived protein 1-like: MIKDYEGGKSVMVIAHQWGTSYSTIAPILKIKNKVTEAVKGSASLQATRLTKIQEGPVSDMQKLLMTQIEDQTQKRVPLSTMTIMAKARSLFVMLKEKGGPNYDVEFTAASGWFKRFKNCYSLLHVKERGESASAHVKAAEEFGDKLIVQENYLPERMFTTGETSFWKQMHERAFIHEEATSMPSFKAIKDRITVLLGGNVAGYELKPFVVWHRENPQDLQAHQ; this comes from the coding sequence atgattaaggactatgaaggtggaaaatcagtgatggttattgctcaccagtGGGGCACATCCTATTCCACCATAGCTCCGATCTTGAAGAtcaagaacaaagtgacagaagctgttaaaggatctgcttcactGCAGGCAACAAGACTAACGAAAATTCAAGAAGGGCCTGTATCAGACATgcagaaacttctaatgacccagattgaagaccagacacagaagcgtgtccctctcagcaccatgacaatCATGGCCAAAGCTAGAAGTctgtttgtgatgttgaaagaaaagggtGGGCccaactatgatgttgaatttactgctgcctctgggtggtttaaacgattcaagaattgttattcattacTTCATGTGAAAGAGAGGGGTGAGTCTGCGAGTGCTCacgtgaaggcagctgaagaatttggGGATAAGCTGATTGTgcaggaaaattacttgccagagcgaATGTTCACCACGGGTGAAACCTCATTTTGGAAACAGATGCATGAAAGGGCTTTCATCCATGAGGAGGCCACGTCAATGCCAAGCTTCAAGGCtattaaggacaggataacagtcctgcttgggggcaatgttgcaggctatgAATTAAAACCCTTTGTGGTCTGGCACAGGGAGAACCCCCAGGACCTTCAAGCACATCAGTAA